Proteins encoded in a region of the Labrus mixtus chromosome 19, fLabMix1.1, whole genome shotgun sequence genome:
- the flt1 gene encoding vascular endothelial growth factor receptor 1 isoform X2, giving the protein MMHFILICLLCGLYGTLAKNEEKKGKYSVPILDVETRQLILDVNQTLQLGCRGRWELSWAFPAGLARDQVQVKDSRCGRTGQQYCSSVTVSRSQAQHTGLFRCRYQHRTRKQISVYIYVTDSQQPFVDHPGMSPDVLYMKEKQPLVIPCRVTHPNITTTLVKFPNHSLSPDQRNIIWNSKQGFTIRTPTFYYIGLFYCETITNHVTHKSRIYFVHRPVSNIMEVYLNSSGPVQALKGERLVLNCTATGELNTRVNITWDYPGKNNNTGSTSKRLLKHRTHMLFYNILTIPKLQRSDRGLYTCRVSSGDKTKQQKVTVTVHDHAFIRLKPRHGSVMEVQAGQKSYKITPKLRAFPAPEVIWLKDGMVAAEQCSRYHMDGISLVIRDVAEEDAGKYTVLVRIQEHGLYQNLTLTLVVNVSPQIGEKAVSAQDPGSVPRGSRQALHCTSHGVPPPHIQWLWHPCPSKGLPAAPQA; this is encoded by the exons ATGATGCATTTTATCCTCATCTGCCTGTTATGTGGATTGTACGGGACTCTTGCGAAAA atgaagagaaaaaggggaagTACAGTGTTCCCATTCTGGACGTGGAAACCCGGCAGCTGATCCTTGACGTCAACCAGACACTACAGCTTGGCTGCAG GGGTCGCTGGGAGCTGTCATGGGCGTTCCCGGCAGGTTTGGCCAGAGATCAGGTGCAGGTGAAGGACTCTCGCTGTGGGCGGACAGGCCAGCAGTACTGCAGCAGTGTGACGGTGAGCCGCAGTCAGGCCCAGCACACAGGCCTGTTCCGCTGCAGGTACCAACACCGAACACGGAAACAGATCTCCGTTTACATATATGTCACAG aCAGCCAGCAGCCATTTGTGGACCATCCGGGTATGAGCCCAGATGTGTTGTACATGAAGGAGAAGCAGCCGCTGGTCATCCCCTGCCGGGTCACCCACCCTAACATCACCACCACACTGGTCAAG TTTCCCAACCACAGCCTGAGTCCAGACCAGAGGAACATCATCTGGAACAGCAAGCAAGGCTTCACCATCCGAACTCCCACCTTCTATTACATCGGCCTCTTCTACTGCGAGACAATCACTAACCACGTCACACACAAGTCGCGGATATACTTTGTACACAGACCAG TGAGTAACATCATGGAGGTGTATCTAAACAGCAGTGGACCCGTTCAGGCCCTGAAGGGCGAGAGACTTGTCTTAAACTGCACGGCCACTGGGGAGCTGAACACCAGAGTCAACATCACCTGGGACTACCCTGGAAAG AATAACAACACTGGCTCCACTTCAAAGAGGCTcctaaaacacagaacacacatgtTGTTCTACAATATTCTGACCATCCCAAAACTCCAGCGTTCAGATCGAGGGCTGTACACGTGTCGTGTCAGCAGCGGggacaaaaccaaacaacagaAAGTCACAGTTACTGTCCATG ACCATGCATTTATTCGCCTGAAGCCCCGACATGGATCTGTGATGGAGGTGCAGGCGGGACAGAAATCATACAAAATCACCCCGAAACTACGAGCGTTCCCCGCCCCTGAGGTCATCTG GTTGAAGGATGGCATGGTGGCAGCAGAGCAGTGCTCCAGATACCACATGGACGGGATTTCCCTGGTGATCCGGGATGTAGCAGAGGAGGATGCTGGGAAGTACACCGTCCTGGTACGAATTCAGGAACACGGGCTGTACCAGaatctcacactcacacttgtGGTCAATG TGAGTCCTCAAATAGGTGAGAAAGCGGTGTCTGCCCAGGACCCAGGCTCGGTGCCGCGGGGGAGCAGACAAGCCCTTCACTGCACGTCCCACGGGGTCCCTCCTCCTCATATCCAGTGGCTCTGGCATCCCTGCCCGTCCAAAGGCCT CCCGGCTGCACCACAAGCCTGA